From Fluviicola sp., the proteins below share one genomic window:
- a CDS encoding enoyl-CoA hydratase-related protein translates to MTLIQEFKNGVCTLTLNRPQVFNSFNKEMAMALQKALDDCEKDEKVRAIVIKGEGKAFCAGQDLAEATDPNGPEMQSIVKDHYNPIIERIRTIEKPIIAGVNGVAAGAGANIALACDLTIARESASFIQAFSKIGLIPDSGGTFFLPRLVGMQKAMALMMTGEKVSANDAAAMNMIYKSVSDESFEEELTKLAENMASMPTYGLGLTKRAMNASFTNNLTEQLAVEEQLQTLAGKSEDFAEGVNAFMEKRSPVFKGK, encoded by the coding sequence ATGACACTGATTCAAGAATTTAAAAATGGGGTTTGTACGCTTACGCTAAACAGGCCGCAGGTTTTCAATAGTTTTAATAAAGAAATGGCGATGGCTTTGCAAAAGGCTCTGGATGATTGCGAAAAGGATGAGAAAGTCCGGGCTATTGTCATTAAAGGAGAAGGAAAGGCGTTTTGTGCTGGTCAGGATTTAGCAGAAGCAACGGATCCGAACGGCCCTGAAATGCAATCCATTGTAAAAGATCATTACAATCCGATTATTGAGCGAATCAGAACTATCGAGAAACCGATAATTGCAGGAGTAAACGGAGTTGCTGCCGGAGCAGGAGCAAACATCGCACTGGCTTGTGACTTGACGATCGCCAGGGAATCTGCATCTTTTATTCAGGCGTTTTCGAAAATCGGGTTAATTCCTGATTCCGGCGGAACATTTTTCCTGCCGCGTTTGGTTGGTATGCAAAAAGCGATGGCACTGATGATGACCGGTGAGAAAGTTTCTGCCAATGACGCTGCAGCAATGAATATGATCTACAAATCAGTTTCAGACGAATCTTTTGAAGAAGAGTTGACGAAGCTAGCAGAAAATATGGCTTCAATGCCAACTTATGGCTTAGGTTTGACAAAACGCGCCATGAATGCAAGCTTCACGAATAACCTGACAGAACAGCTGGCAGTTGAAGAACAATTGCAGACGCTTGCAGGAAAATCGGAAGATTTCGCGGAAGGTGTGAATGCGTTTATGGAGAAAAGAAGCCCGGTTTTTAAGGGAAAATAG
- a CDS encoding TonB-dependent receptor — MEEMVDERRLTTEEKALKINLTSDIYGCFAEIGAGQEVAANFFKAGGSSGTIAYTQSAYDMKVSDAMYGAASRYVCEQRLVTMLTTEYNTLCERLPKKQEVARFFAFCNTVESLNYHKTNQGQGWVGLRFQLKQGGEFNDIILHVKMHDNSHKAQQEALGILGVNLIHAAYFSTDDLDEFLTNLVHRIPRDRVEVDMLRISGPDVGLADNRLIALNLVKRGMTDATMFDLCGTVLQPAAALYKKNILLMRGRFRPVTKVHLDMIAHGTEQFLKEEGVREDNLSVIFELTLKDLTADGKISDKDFIDRAELLESLGYTVMISNYLKHYKMLDYLATIARGQKMGVIAGIYNLHTIFDERYYDNLPGGLLEAFGIGFGHNVKMYVYPALNVDTGELYTLDELTIPKHLRGLVQFLKDNNKLEAISNFDPEALKILSDDVLSKIRAGITSWEQDVPENVVKAIKYYELFGYDKKKDTVNA, encoded by the coding sequence ATGGAAGAAATGGTAGACGAAAGAAGATTAACCACCGAGGAGAAAGCCTTGAAAATTAATCTAACAAGTGACATTTATGGTTGTTTCGCTGAAATTGGAGCGGGACAGGAAGTAGCAGCCAACTTTTTTAAAGCGGGAGGTAGTTCCGGAACCATTGCGTATACGCAATCGGCTTACGATATGAAAGTATCGGATGCGATGTATGGCGCTGCATCCAGGTATGTTTGTGAGCAGCGTTTGGTTACCATGCTTACAACAGAATACAATACCTTATGTGAGCGTCTTCCTAAAAAACAGGAAGTTGCCCGTTTCTTCGCATTTTGTAATACCGTTGAATCTTTAAATTATCACAAGACCAATCAGGGCCAGGGTTGGGTTGGATTGCGTTTCCAGTTGAAACAGGGAGGCGAGTTCAATGACATTATCCTGCACGTCAAGATGCACGATAATTCGCACAAGGCACAACAGGAAGCATTGGGGATTTTAGGTGTAAACCTGATTCACGCGGCTTACTTTTCAACGGATGATCTGGATGAATTCCTGACAAACCTGGTACACCGCATTCCAAGAGATCGTGTAGAAGTGGATATGTTACGTATTTCCGGACCGGACGTAGGATTGGCGGATAACCGTTTGATCGCTTTGAACCTGGTAAAAAGAGGAATGACAGACGCAACGATGTTTGACTTGTGCGGAACAGTTCTCCAACCTGCGGCAGCATTGTATAAAAAGAATATTTTGTTGATGCGCGGTCGTTTCAGACCGGTTACGAAAGTGCACTTGGACATGATCGCTCATGGAACGGAACAGTTCCTGAAAGAAGAAGGTGTTCGTGAAGATAACCTGTCGGTGATTTTCGAGCTGACCCTGAAAGATTTGACGGCAGACGGGAAAATTTCAGACAAAGACTTTATTGACCGCGCTGAACTATTGGAATCACTTGGATATACCGTGATGATTTCCAATTATCTGAAGCACTATAAAATGCTGGATTACCTGGCAACGATCGCACGTGGTCAGAAAATGGGAGTTATTGCCGGAATTTACAACCTGCATACCATTTTTGACGAACGCTATTACGACAATTTACCGGGAGGTTTATTGGAAGCTTTCGGAATCGGGTTCGGGCACAATGTGAAAATGTATGTGTATCCTGCATTGAATGTAGATACCGGTGAATTATATACGTTGGACGAATTGACCATTCCGAAACATTTACGCGGATTGGTGCAATTCCTGAAGGATAACAACAAGCTGGAAGCGATCTCGAATTTTGATCCGGAAGCATTGAAAATTCTTTCAGACGATGTATTGTCGAAAATCCGTGCGGGAATTACAAGCTGGGAACAGGATGTTCCGGAAAACGTGGTGAAAGCGATTAAGTACTACGAACTTTTCGGTTACGACAAAAAGAAAGACACGGTAAACGCTTAG
- a CDS encoding cytochrome c peroxidase has translation MSRFFFGILGLLILFLACTKEKVGYDPTSYTLKIPSHFPQMNIPADNPMTEEGVLLGRMLFYEKQLSLTNTISCGSCHAPDASFSDVNQFSQGVNGAIGVRNAMALINLGWQTSYFWDGRAHTLEEQILEPVQNPIEMHMQWKDAVARLKSDVVYRNQFYKAFGVIDFDSSHVAKALAQFLRTMISGESKYDVMYKFANNIPLTSSELAIKNSITNEEWAGYDLFKDLNGADCFHCHNGTLMQVQKFSNNGLDAVFSDLGRGAITNNPNDNGKFKVPSLRNIALSAPYMHDGRFASLDDVIEHYSTGIQHSETIDPLIEFASVGGVHLNTEQRNQLKAFLLTLTDHNFVTNPDFKPLNP, from the coding sequence ATGAGTCGTTTCTTTTTTGGAATATTGGGGTTGTTGATTCTTTTTCTGGCATGTACGAAAGAAAAAGTGGGGTATGATCCGACTTCGTACACTTTGAAGATCCCGAGCCATTTTCCACAAATGAATATTCCGGCAGATAATCCCATGACAGAAGAAGGTGTTTTGCTGGGAAGAATGCTTTTTTACGAAAAGCAATTGTCGTTGACCAATACGATTTCCTGCGGTTCCTGTCACGCACCGGATGCCTCATTTTCGGATGTAAATCAGTTTTCCCAGGGAGTAAACGGAGCTATTGGTGTGAGGAATGCAATGGCATTGATTAACCTCGGATGGCAAACCAGTTACTTTTGGGACGGACGGGCGCATACGCTGGAAGAACAGATTTTGGAACCGGTTCAAAACCCCATTGAAATGCACATGCAATGGAAAGATGCCGTGGCGCGCCTGAAATCAGATGTTGTTTACCGTAACCAGTTCTACAAAGCATTCGGTGTGATCGATTTTGACTCAAGTCACGTAGCGAAAGCACTGGCGCAGTTTTTGCGGACCATGATTTCCGGTGAATCCAAATACGATGTGATGTATAAGTTTGCAAATAATATTCCGCTGACTTCCTCCGAGTTGGCAATTAAAAATTCAATCACAAACGAAGAGTGGGCCGGATATGATTTGTTTAAAGACTTAAACGGAGCAGATTGTTTTCACTGTCATAACGGAACTTTGATGCAGGTTCAGAAATTTTCAAACAACGGGTTGGATGCTGTTTTTTCGGATTTGGGTAGGGGAGCAATAACCAATAACCCGAATGACAACGGGAAATTTAAGGTTCCTTCGCTTCGAAATATTGCACTTTCAGCTCCTTACATGCACGATGGAAGATTTGCGTCATTGGATGATGTAATTGAACATTATTCGACTGGAATTCAACATTCTGAAACAATCGATCCACTGATCGAATTTGCAAGTGTGGGCGGTGTTCATTTGAATACGGAACAACGTAATCAGTTGAAAGCCTTTTTATTAACGTTAACAGATCATAATTTTGTAACTAATCCTGACTTTAAACCGTTAAACCCTTAA
- a CDS encoding T9SS type A sorting domain-containing protein, whose amino-acid sequence MKSLFTLVILAAGLTWTAHAQNWSTAVNSGGANTQSSTGVAEQMDGSKVVVGTYRGNSLFGTYSLPWVTFSSDPTNSNLNSFIVKYKPNNTIEWATRICSAYGAQISSVSTDNSGNTYVCGMYSDVCTLYDSAHVSSPAGTLYNGVGAAGAARGFIAKYSKTGVLKWFRNGIGAYATDPECMADIKISEDGTTLVATGRIVRTSPIILGGGSVVTGSYLLWLNPATGSSVRAVNFTNDNLTSNPYSTGLCIDHSNNVIVSGKLSGGSYTVKGITNTIPVTSNNSGTATIYAKYNTSGNVSWAKVTNATLNNTISTPSSIIVDDLNDIYISGWVKAHTTTDYYLQFPKSSGYDAVQVVTTSPNHVYVVKLSSGTGYSLWKCFGRRSASGTEVVSLTKGPCDQIFVGINTEGTNPSFTDVASTAQAITSPQQANTMIFKINTNGIFQSANPWAIYNMNSLSRSFISTYGNGKVHCAGSIDVSTTLTGVSGTFSPSGRDVFLASFTDNSAAPILSLNPTNTYCPYQNIPLNASSSAGTAPFTYSWEIWNNSTSSYVSLGTNSTGLFTLTPPVYNPYIYTLWSYQVIVARVSVTNCSGITSSEIRIIIIEGNVSYSQVNEVEVCYSPSVPAPDAVFSVNAVNVGSYTWIYSADNGLNWDYCYNYLPAVFQNNLSATMTVLNPTPSLNGFLFRCIMTGCNTVASEPALLTVIPCTMIAPGDDVRNKQALAGGDGTHAIEWNMYPNPANDLVKFEITSTEQDFSGEWSVIVYDMTGRKIRQQQIRDGKCSVQTNEFTNGNYLCVIKHNQEIVSNKKLIIVH is encoded by the coding sequence TACCCAAAGTTCAACAGGTGTTGCAGAACAAATGGACGGAAGCAAAGTTGTTGTAGGAACTTATAGGGGAAATTCGCTATTCGGAACATATTCCCTCCCTTGGGTAACGTTCAGTTCAGATCCCACTAATTCAAACCTAAATAGTTTCATTGTCAAATACAAACCCAATAACACGATCGAGTGGGCAACACGCATTTGTTCCGCATATGGTGCACAAATTTCTTCCGTTTCTACGGACAATTCAGGAAACACTTATGTGTGCGGGATGTACAGCGATGTTTGCACCTTGTATGATTCTGCCCATGTATCTTCACCTGCAGGTACTTTATACAACGGTGTCGGGGCGGCCGGAGCTGCAAGAGGATTTATTGCCAAATATTCCAAAACCGGGGTCCTGAAATGGTTCCGGAACGGAATCGGTGCATACGCTACAGATCCCGAATGTATGGCTGATATTAAAATCAGTGAAGACGGAACAACATTGGTAGCTACCGGCAGGATCGTCCGAACATCTCCCATTATTCTGGGCGGAGGTTCGGTTGTGACCGGTTCTTACTTACTTTGGCTGAACCCCGCTACCGGAAGTTCGGTCCGGGCAGTGAATTTCACAAACGATAATCTTACAAGCAATCCTTATTCAACAGGATTATGTATTGATCACAGCAACAATGTTATTGTAAGCGGAAAATTAAGCGGTGGAAGTTATACCGTAAAAGGAATAACCAATACCATTCCGGTAACGAGCAATAATAGTGGTACGGCAACCATCTATGCGAAATACAATACATCGGGAAATGTATCCTGGGCGAAAGTAACCAATGCTACATTGAATAACACCATAAGCACTCCATCATCTATTATTGTCGACGATCTGAACGACATCTATATCAGCGGATGGGTAAAAGCTCATACTACGACGGATTATTACCTTCAATTTCCCAAATCTTCAGGATATGATGCCGTTCAGGTAGTAACTACCTCACCAAATCATGTCTACGTAGTGAAACTAAGTTCCGGTACAGGATATTCATTGTGGAAATGCTTTGGCCGAAGATCAGCTTCCGGAACAGAAGTGGTTTCGCTCACAAAAGGACCGTGCGACCAGATATTTGTGGGCATAAATACCGAAGGTACAAATCCTTCCTTTACGGATGTAGCTTCGACGGCACAGGCAATCACGAGTCCGCAGCAAGCCAATACCATGATCTTTAAGATAAACACAAACGGGATATTCCAATCAGCCAATCCCTGGGCGATCTATAACATGAACAGCTTATCGCGCTCTTTCATCTCCACCTATGGAAACGGAAAAGTACATTGTGCCGGGAGTATTGATGTTTCCACCACACTAACAGGGGTTTCCGGCACATTTAGTCCAAGTGGCCGAGATGTATTTCTTGCTTCATTCACCGATAACAGTGCTGCTCCGATTCTTAGTTTGAATCCTACCAATACTTATTGTCCTTACCAGAATATCCCCCTGAATGCTTCTTCTTCAGCTGGAACAGCACCTTTTACCTACAGCTGGGAAATCTGGAACAATAGTACCAGCAGTTATGTGAGCCTTGGAACAAATTCCACCGGATTGTTCACCCTGACTCCTCCGGTTTATAATCCATATATTTATACCTTATGGAGTTACCAGGTCATTGTTGCGCGGGTTAGTGTCACCAATTGTTCCGGAATAACTTCTTCCGAAATCCGTATCATTATTATCGAAGGAAATGTCAGTTACAGCCAGGTGAATGAGGTCGAAGTCTGTTATTCTCCTTCTGTTCCTGCCCCCGATGCGGTATTTTCCGTTAATGCTGTAAATGTTGGTTCCTATACCTGGATATACAGTGCTGACAATGGTCTAAACTGGGATTATTGTTACAATTATCTGCCAGCTGTATTTCAAAATAACCTATCCGCAACGATGACTGTTTTAAATCCGACACCCTCACTGAACGGATTCCTGTTTCGGTGTATCATGACGGGATGTAATACCGTTGCAAGTGAGCCGGCATTATTAACAGTTATTCCTTGTACGATGATTGCTCCCGGAGATGATGTCAGAAATAAGCAAGCTCTGGCCGGAGGTGATGGAACCCATGCGATTGAATGGAACATGTACCCGAACCCTGCGAATGATCTGGTAAAATTTGAAATTACTTCAACGGAACAGGATTTTTCGGGTGAATGGTCGGTTATTGTTTATGACATGACCGGTCGTAAAATCCGCCAACAGCAGATAAGAGACGGTAAGTGTTCAGTTCAGACAAACGAGTTTACGAATGGAAACTATTTATGTGTGATCAAACACAACCAGGAAATTGTAAGCAATAAGAAATTGATCATTGTACACTGA
- a CDS encoding WYL domain-containing protein → MPHIKNALLRFRIIDRALRNNYKPYPTKAQLREACEEALFGSVDGANICDSTIEKDMFAMKMEHDAPIKYSKRYNGYYYSDPEFSLDEIPLNESDIEAIRFAANTLSQFKDVGMFKQFGFAIDKIVDRVNISNDINDKSIERFVEFETPVSSRGSEFLNPILNAIKDGKVIYFDYESFQTQKRKARKVLPLLLKEYRNRWYLLCYDLIKEGIITYGLDRIYDLQNSEEVFRSPIPFNPDQFFEHAIGITASNGKPETVVFKADNIAAKYIESQPFHASQRLIKEGKNKSTFEMKVYISEELIRSIMSYGGEIVVIEPELLRNHIIDRIKALVENYQ, encoded by the coding sequence ATGCCGCATATTAAGAATGCCTTGTTGAGATTCCGGATTATTGACCGTGCCCTGAGAAATAATTATAAGCCTTATCCGACAAAAGCACAATTACGTGAGGCTTGTGAAGAAGCATTGTTCGGAAGCGTAGACGGGGCAAATATTTGTGATTCCACCATTGAGAAAGACATGTTCGCTATGAAGATGGAGCACGATGCGCCAATCAAATATTCCAAAAGATATAACGGGTATTACTATAGCGATCCGGAGTTTTCACTGGATGAAATTCCGCTGAATGAATCGGATATTGAAGCGATCCGTTTTGCGGCAAACACCCTGAGCCAGTTTAAGGACGTGGGCATGTTCAAGCAATTTGGCTTTGCGATCGATAAGATTGTGGACCGCGTGAATATTTCGAATGACATCAACGACAAATCCATTGAGCGTTTTGTAGAATTTGAAACTCCCGTTTCTTCGCGCGGAAGTGAATTCCTGAATCCCATTCTGAATGCGATCAAAGACGGAAAAGTCATCTATTTTGACTATGAAAGTTTCCAAACGCAAAAACGCAAAGCACGTAAAGTACTTCCGCTTTTACTGAAAGAATACCGCAATCGCTGGTACCTATTGTGTTACGACCTGATCAAGGAAGGAATCATTACGTATGGTTTGGACCGGATTTACGATCTTCAAAACTCGGAAGAAGTATTCCGTTCACCGATCCCGTTCAACCCGGACCAGTTCTTTGAGCACGCAATCGGGATTACGGCCAGTAACGGCAAGCCGGAAACCGTTGTTTTCAAAGCAGATAATATTGCAGCAAAATACATTGAATCGCAGCCTTTCCATGCATCGCAAAGACTGATCAAGGAAGGGAAGAACAAATCTACCTTCGAGATGAAAGTCTATATTTCGGAAGAATTGATCCGGAGCATCATGAGTTACGGAGGTGAAATCGTTGTGATAGAACCCGAATTATTGCGGAACCACATCATAGACCGGATCAAAGCCCTGGTAGAAAACTATCAATAG
- a CDS encoding 3-hydroxyacyl-CoA dehydrogenase NAD-binding domain-containing protein: protein MKSRIGVLGAGTMGAGIAQVAAQSGHEVVLVDVNQVQLDKAKLSLNKVLDRMIEKGNLDENGKNDLLNRMIFSTQLTDFRGSELVIEAIVEKLEVKHAVFKEIEEIVGLECIIASNTSSLSIASIGSVLKFPSRVIGIHFFNPAPLMPLVEIIPAVQTSEETLNTAKSIIDSWGKLTVICKDTPGFIVNRVARPFYGEALRIYEEGIADFATIDWAMTELAGFRMGPFTLMDYIGNDINYTVTETVFAAFYYDPRFKPSFTQKRHMEAGFLGRKTGRGYYDYSEGVEMPAPKKDEKVGQEIVDRILAMLINEAYDALFLNVASREDIDTAMTKGVNYPKGLLAWSEEIGLKTVLARLENLFEEYGEDRYRPNPLLKRLAK, encoded by the coding sequence ATGAAAAGTAGAATAGGGGTACTAGGTGCCGGAACGATGGGAGCAGGAATTGCTCAGGTAGCGGCTCAATCGGGGCACGAGGTTGTGTTGGTAGATGTAAACCAGGTGCAACTGGATAAAGCGAAACTGTCCTTGAATAAAGTACTGGATCGCATGATTGAAAAGGGAAACCTGGATGAAAACGGGAAAAATGATTTGTTGAACCGGATGATTTTTTCGACCCAATTGACGGATTTCAGAGGATCGGAGTTGGTCATTGAAGCCATTGTTGAGAAACTGGAAGTCAAACATGCTGTTTTCAAAGAGATCGAAGAAATTGTCGGATTGGAATGTATCATTGCTTCGAATACTTCTTCCTTGTCTATTGCGTCGATCGGTTCCGTATTGAAATTTCCTTCACGCGTGATTGGGATTCATTTTTTCAATCCTGCGCCGCTGATGCCATTGGTTGAGATCATTCCGGCCGTTCAAACGAGCGAAGAAACGTTGAATACCGCAAAATCGATCATTGATTCCTGGGGCAAGCTGACGGTTATTTGTAAAGACACTCCGGGATTTATTGTAAATCGCGTGGCACGACCTTTCTACGGAGAAGCATTGCGTATTTACGAAGAAGGAATTGCAGATTTTGCAACTATCGACTGGGCCATGACCGAATTGGCAGGTTTCAGAATGGGGCCGTTTACATTGATGGACTACATCGGGAATGACATTAATTATACAGTAACCGAAACCGTTTTTGCCGCATTCTATTATGATCCGCGTTTCAAACCGTCGTTTACTCAAAAGAGACATATGGAAGCCGGATTCCTGGGAAGAAAAACAGGAAGAGGGTATTACGATTATTCGGAAGGAGTGGAGATGCCTGCTCCGAAAAAGGACGAAAAAGTCGGACAGGAAATCGTGGACCGTATTTTAGCCATGCTGATCAATGAAGCTTATGACGCTTTGTTCCTGAATGTGGCAAGCCGGGAAGATATCGATACGGCTATGACCAAAGGAGTGAATTACCCGAAAGGACTGTTAGCCTGGTCGGAAGAAATAGGATTGAAAACGGTTCTTGCAAGATTGGAGAATCTTTTTGAGGAATACGGTGAAGACCGTTACAGACCGAACCCGTTATTGAAACGATTGGCGAAATAA
- a CDS encoding histidine kinase dimerization/phosphoacceptor domain -containing protein, with product MLLAFLFIHCTFSGFSQQKKYDHEQFNREIQRLREEMIVDISKANETLRFLDNKYSHFHNAEINYSITIKKIKFFSAYGDYARVKFEINKAKRFQFFFKVKKQDKLYLDLYSAVYESLGQDYDVLIEKATKILNESNKSDKYLLLQCRLVLANCYSEKGAFDKAMVQIAAAKELVTKMSAPYSFQVANSAGQVYFFNNDIGKALKEFRFAKNLARFNHWKFAEQYANASLGEIYLYTNQLDLAKPYFDKVLKNEKSTELRDLFQVYGCLEHYYELKNNMDSMYYFSVKRNEVDDLLENLRSENLVFELEKDFQTESNQYLLEEERGKNQQLRLILILILMSIVVIISISYLFIRQKSDSNRVLQLQKEEIDDKNKEISNALAMKESLLKEIHHRVKNNLQVVSSILNLQSRNVHDEEALRILEEGKERIRAIALIHNQLHLNNDSAYVEMGAYLNKLISQMGESFSSYNKHIEVIVNVEEINLAIDYAVPVGLIMCELLSNSYKHAFAKRQEGIIEIALKNNPEKSLNYELLVKDNGIGYKGKTEFLEQSSTGVEIISAFIQQLDADYTYLNSGEGFGLFIEFAIDERHSKLN from the coding sequence TTGCTTTTAGCCTTTCTGTTCATTCATTGCACCTTTTCAGGTTTTTCGCAGCAAAAAAAATACGATCACGAACAATTCAATCGGGAAATCCAGCGCTTACGGGAAGAAATGATCGTGGATATTTCCAAAGCCAATGAAACCCTTCGCTTTTTAGACAACAAGTACAGTCATTTCCACAATGCGGAGATCAACTATAGCATCACCATTAAGAAGATCAAATTTTTCAGTGCTTATGGTGATTACGCCCGTGTAAAGTTTGAAATCAATAAAGCCAAACGCTTCCAGTTCTTCTTTAAAGTTAAAAAACAGGACAAATTATACCTCGATTTGTACAGTGCCGTGTACGAAAGTTTGGGTCAGGATTATGATGTGCTCATTGAAAAAGCGACTAAAATCCTGAATGAATCCAATAAGTCCGACAAATACCTGTTGCTGCAGTGTCGCCTGGTATTAGCCAACTGTTACAGTGAAAAGGGGGCATTTGACAAAGCAATGGTACAGATAGCTGCAGCCAAAGAATTAGTAACCAAAATGAGTGCTCCTTATAGTTTCCAGGTTGCGAATTCGGCGGGACAAGTCTATTTCTTCAATAACGATATCGGAAAAGCACTGAAGGAATTTCGGTTTGCCAAAAACCTTGCCCGGTTCAATCACTGGAAATTTGCGGAACAGTACGCCAATGCCAGTTTGGGTGAAATTTATTTGTATACCAATCAACTGGATTTGGCTAAGCCATATTTTGACAAAGTACTCAAAAACGAAAAATCCACGGAATTGCGCGATTTATTCCAGGTGTACGGATGTTTGGAGCACTATTACGAGCTAAAGAACAACATGGATTCTATGTATTATTTTTCAGTGAAACGCAATGAAGTGGATGACTTACTGGAAAATCTGCGAAGCGAAAACCTGGTTTTTGAATTGGAAAAGGACTTTCAGACGGAATCCAACCAGTATTTATTGGAAGAGGAGCGCGGGAAAAATCAGCAGCTTCGCTTAATCCTGATCCTGATTTTGATGAGCATTGTGGTAATCATCAGTATTTCGTACCTGTTTATCCGCCAGAAAAGTGATTCGAACCGCGTGCTTCAGCTTCAAAAAGAAGAAATCGATGATAAGAACAAAGAAATTTCGAATGCGCTGGCGATGAAAGAAAGCCTTTTGAAGGAAATTCATCACCGGGTAAAAAATAACCTGCAGGTGGTTTCGAGTATTTTGAACCTGCAATCCCGGAATGTACATGATGAAGAAGCACTCCGGATCCTGGAAGAAGGCAAGGAACGTATTCGTGCCATTGCTTTGATCCATAACCAGCTTCACTTGAATAATGATTCTGCATATGTGGAAATGGGAGCTTACCTGAATAAACTGATTTCTCAAATGGGCGAATCTTTTTCCAGTTACAACAAACACATCGAAGTGATCGTGAATGTGGAGGAGATCAACCTGGCGATAGATTATGCGGTTCCTGTGGGATTAATCATGTGTGAATTGCTTTCGAATTCCTATAAGCACGCATTCGCCAAACGACAAGAAGGAATCATTGAAATTGCATTGAAAAATAACCCGGAGAAAAGCCTCAACTACGAACTCCTAGTAAAAGACAACGGAATCGGATACAAAGGAAAAACGGAGTTTTTAGAACAATCTTCTACCGGTGTGGAAATTATCAGTGCTTTTATCCAGCAATTGGATGCCGATTATACCTATTTGAATTCCGGCGAAGGCTTCGGGTTGTTTATCGAATTTGCAATTGATGAGCGTCATTCCAAGTTAAATTGA